ACGTAATTCTTCCTTATTGCAACTTCAAATGCTGAAGCAAAACTTCTTTTGCAACCTGCGCttttttctgtatataaGCTGAACCATTGTATGGTCCGctcttttcatttaatttgtttaaaacAAGGTGCctgttatttatttcttcttttaatgaCTTCAATTCCTCTTTacttaactttttatatattttatttttgtctaaattcaatatatttaaagcTTCTTCAACGTTCATACAAGAGTtatacttttcttttataaagtGTGTGTTGTGTTTGTTCTTTATGATTTCTTTGTATGCCTGTAGAGGAGTGTGCACGAAGAGAAATATGTTCATGTAGGCTTCCATATAAACCCACGAAAATACATAAgggtgtacatatatacacatatatataaatatatatatgtatatacacacacataggGACATACATAGAtaaatatgcacatgtacatgCGTTTCATGCATATAATGTGTAAAGATCAAATCAgtaagaaaaacaaatacaaCTATGCTTAACATGTTTTTGTACACGTGTTCATTCACTCTAAACTAAGAGCATAAGACAAGCACTTATTCATAACAATGTAAATATACGtttcaacaaaaaaatatgcgaTTTCACGTTTTAACGCATGTCCCACAATTGACGCgcgtgtatgtatgtatgtatgtatatgtgtatgtatgtatgtatgtatgtatatgtgtatgtatgtatgtatgtatatgtgtatgtatatgtgtatgcatgtatgtatgtatatgtgtatgcatgtatgtatgtatatgtgtatgcatgtatgtatatgtgtatgtatgtataatacgTTACATATTAGGTAGAGCGTGTATTGACAGTGCAACATACTCAAATAGGACACAAATCATAAACTTTTATGTATTAGCAAGTTAGATGGAAAATAGGCTGAAagatagttttttttttttttttttttttgttattctttagatagtacgtatgtatgcatgcaCGTAAGcacaaatttttatacattcatgtacaaacatatgtacatgcatatgtacacattagCAAACTCCAAAGTATTACTTGTATGAACGCTTTGCCCAATGCTGTAGATGTTATAATCAAAAACTGAAAAACAAATTGACTTAGTGGTCTAAAGggtaacatttttaatttccccaaattaaaagaatatttaactATAAGAAAGAATTTACtctattctttaaaaaaaaaaaaaaaaaaaaatttgactTCTATCATttgatacatataataataataaatattgccattattaaaaatattcatttgaaaggaaaaaagcTGTAACATATAAAgttgaaggaaaaaaaaaaaaaaaattaaattacaaaaagggctacaatataaaatagcCAACTCGTGTTTTATGAATTGTAAAAAGTAAcagcataaatatacataccatatataagtgtacgtaattatatatatatatatatatgtttgtacaaatgtatgtatatatgtatgtatacatgtacgtatatatgtatgtatatatgtttgtatatatgtatgtattatggtatatatttttcttttgccATTTCTCCTTTAATAGAGGTTCAGCTAAAATGAAATGTTCACTCAGTATGTCGTAGTGTTATGTTatgctattttatttacttctatttttatttatatttatatttttatttctatgttaatttctatttttgtttttcaattTAAGCAAAAATGTTATTCGGCTTTCTTTCGtttaatagaataaaaaaaataaaaaagaaaagaaaacacTGACGttcaactttttttttttttttttttttttgtcaaaaATAACGTACATAATTGTGAATTATGGAAAGTTGTTAATTTGTTGTTCGTAGTGAATGTATGCTGCGCACAGCtttttttactctttttttgctctttttttttttcttttttttctttaatttttcttttcaattttcttattttttcttctcattttttttcttttttcttctcattttttttcttttttcttctcattttttttcttttttctttcttttttttcttttttcttcttatttttcttcaattttttcctttttcatcttttttttttttttttgttccctctacgattttttttgttgttttttctttCGAAACGGTCTTCCTTCTTTcgttctttttctttttctttttctttttctcattctctttctctttctctttctctttttctttttctctctttttttttttttttttttttttagaagtggaaaatataatgataagTAAATCGAAATTGTTGCTCTTCAAAAATAAGCTGGCTTCAGGAGGTGCTTAacgaaaaaaggaaaaactcATTAACGTATGCATGTGTACATAAATGtacttgtatgtatatatgtgtatatgtatatatatttatgtgcgCGTCTATATGAGTACATGAGTATGTAAGCAACTACCCGAATTGTAGTAAAACGGCTATATGAGTAAAATTATTGGTGTAACGAATATGTTTCCTTTTTGCGGAAGGGTAACAACAATAAGAAGGGGCATACGTTCTTTATAATTCTATGCACTTGAATAAGGAGTTTATTGCACTCGTACAACTGTATTAAAGAAAACATAGCGCAGTTAATGTATACGCGATCGTGATTATCTTCTtgttacatgtacatatgtgcacACTGCATAATTGTACACTGCATAATTGCACACTGCATAATTGCATACTACATGGGCGCGTACTACATATGATGTTCTTCCATTCTTTTCCACTTAATGTAGGCACAGTAACACCTTATCTAGCCAAACCCTTTCttaacataaattttttaaacgCCGAGGAAAGACCCTTCTGGTTGAGTGACAAAAATGTACCcttgtgcatatatatgcatatatgtatatatgtatacatatatatatatatataatatatatatatatatatatatatatatatatatatataatatatatatatatatatatatatacctatgaTGTGTGCGAAATTTCTAAAATGAGTTTAATGTCCCACAACTTTAAAATGcactatttttaattttacaattttgtaataaaagactcataataatttatgtcaaaactaaaaatatgacaattttttttttgttttttcttttttttttttcccccaaAATTCAGCGCATACATAAGTAcgtaattaaataaatacatgcaCATGTTCATAACATTTTTTCTGCAGGTCGAAAAAggtcatttaatttttagttcAAAAATTATTGCATACCCTGTTTATGTAGCCCAAACAATTCACAAATACAATCCCTCCAACATCCCGCAAGtacatttttgcaaaaaaatgaaacagagcaaaaagaagcaaaacaaaacacactaaaaaaaggagaatatatatttttcgctagaaaaataaataaataacatatgAACAATATGAACAATATGAACAATATGAACAATATGAACAATATGAACAACATGAACAATATGAACGAATGAACGAATGAACAAATGATCAAATGGATATTATGAACAAtgtgttcctttttttttttttaaaataaaacatagaTTGCCATATTTGGGAGATCCAACGTGGGCAAATCGAGCCTAATAAATGCTCTCCTCAATTATAGGGATGTTGCTCAGGCGTCTAAAACACCAGTAATGttcattcaaaaaaaaaaaaaaaaaaaaaaaaaaaaaaaaaaatgtatatcttTGCGTTTCCTTTGTAAACACATTTCATTGTATATGCTGTGCAAAGTTACCGCCGACATTCTTTCTGCATATAAATGCCCATCCAGCGgagatataaaaatgaataagtGTGTCTATAGGTgtatgaatatgtatatgtgtacgtgtatatgtacgtgtatatgtacgtgtacgtgtatgtgtatgtatacgtgtatgtgtatgtatacgtgtatgtatatgtatatttttttattcaattttttattgccATACGCAGGGCAGAACGAGGCACCTGTTCGTCTTCAACTTGATGAGTTACCTTTCTATTGTTGATCTGCCTGGTTACGGGTACGCACAGGTGTCGAAAGAATTACGAAATAATTGGTCCATATTAATAGAAGAGTATttaaataaagcaaaaaatttaaaacgtGCTTTATGTTTAATCGAGTGTACAGAATTGTTTACTCCACAtgattttgttttattagatatgctaataacaaaaagaattccatttcaaataataattaccaAGATTGACAAACTAAAAGTAAACAATACCGTTGAGCTATTTGACGATATAACTCATATGAGAAAACATCGCTTCACTTGAGCAGTACATAACCCTTTGTGTATTATATGCACACACGTGTGTGCGGATGTTTGTGTGggtacatgtgcatatatgcattattacgtatatacgtatatttgtatgcatGTTCATGCGAATGGAGAAGGCCGTGCATGTTATCCGTCCCCTTTTGTTATTTTGCAGGCACACGAGTTGCATAATATAATGATTAAAGTCCTTTCCATcattgaaaattataaaaaaaaagtaaaagtatTTAATGagagtagtagtaataaaaagGGTACTACTCATATAAAGAAAGAAACGTATGAATtcaatataaatgaatacttGTTCAACGTTTCTAGTTTGAAGCATTTCGGCATTCAGGAGCTACGCGCAAATTTGAGTATAATAGCCATGGATAGCTTAAACGAGAGGAATAGAAGAAATAACGAAGTGATGAAGTGAATGAATGGACGTGTTCACTACTTGACGAATAGCGTTGTCGTATcaattaaattaaacaaaagtTATACGCAAGATAAACACACGGCACACGTGGgttttgtatatgtaaattagccctctatatatattatgcacATAGGTGTATGTAtggtatttaaaaaaaaaaaaaaaaaaaaaattaaggtgAACTTTGACAGCTGTGTATCCTATATATTGGGTAACCcatctacattttttattttttcgtttaatGTTTTAATCCCGTTCAACGGGTTTTAACAGAATTTGAGTATACGTTATTCTTTTGTTTGTTCTCTTGCATATGCATTTGTTTACGTGCTTGTTTAAGTGattgactttttttttttttttttttttaactcatAAGCATAATTACCTTTATATCAATTAGTTTGTTAATTTGTCAACTTGTTAATTTGTCAActtgttaatttttatttgttaatattttaattttcaattttaatttttaaaatttcatttgttaattattaattttcaatttttgaGTTAACCCCGCTGACGTTCTTTTTCTTGCAAAGAGCACAGCCACCACTTTGGGGAAAAATCATTCCTTTCCTGCATACActgatttatataattaacgGTTTAATGCACGTTAAGTGAAAGTAGGTTAAGAGAGTTCATGTTCCTACAtagtactttttttaaagaaaggGGCCGGCTATATTTTGCATATGTAtgcgtttatatatatatatatatatatatatacggtgtgtataatatatatactgtaCGATCGTATTgtatgtgttatatatatatgtacttttttttttttttttttattagctATCGAGAATGTATAGATAtgcaaattattattttattttatttttttttttttataacgtTTCTATGAGCTACATTTTCAGGTCAGCTGATTGGTGGTTGGTCaagtgaaaataattattgaaGTTATGCTTTTTTTCCTACTGAgctttgcatttttttcaggttatattttacttatgattttattttaacacgTCATTTTGTTTAACATTTTGTCAAGTTATATTTCACTGATCATTTTGCCACATCATTTCGCTTCGCGTTTCACTTTTTGTTTCACTCCTCCTTtgtttttattccatttagCAAATTAAAAGCagtagtttaaaaaaaaaatatatatattatcccTCCTCCCtttgaataataaaacaaaacaaacaATATTTACGAGTAGTATTCTCATCATTCGTGCATATATAACACTTACCGATCAGAGACTATATATCTTTTGCATGCCTTTTTGCGGACGCtgcaaatattatttatttaaatcgAGTACAAGTAATTCCAggcattttaaaaaaatcgCATAAATCGTGCAAATCGTACAAATCGTACAAATCGTACAAATCGTACAAATCGTACAAATCGTACAAATCGTGCAAATCGTACAAATCGTACAAATcctattttttaagtttttaattttttttcatttttgaaaaGATGAGTGAACCACAGAGgcatataaaattaacaaaggAACAAACGACCCCCATTGTTTTAGTAGTAGGTGATCCAGGTCGAGTTGacaaagtaaaattattat
The window above is part of the Plasmodium malariae genome assembly, chromosome: 10 genome. Proteins encoded here:
- the PmUG01_10031200 gene encoding GTP-binding protein, putative, with the protein product MHVYINVLVCIYVYMYIYLCARLYEYMSTVTPYLAKPFLNINFLNAEERPFWLSDKNVEKGHLIFSSKIIAYPVYVAQTIHKYNPSNIPQIAIFGRSNVGKSSLINALLNYRDVAQASKTPGRTRHLFVFNLMSYLSIVDLPGYGYAQVSKELRNNWSILIEEYLNKAKNLKRALCLIECTELFTPHDFVLLDMLITKRIPFQIIITKIDKLKAHELHNIMIKVLSIIENYKKKVKVFNESSSNKKGTTHIKKETYEFNINEYLFNVSSLKHFGIQELRANLSIIAMDSLNERNRRNNEVMK
- the PAM16 gene encoding mitochondrial import inner membrane translocase subunit TIM16, putative — its product is MLPFRPLSQFVFQFLIITSTALGKAFIQAYKEIIKNKHNTHFIKEKYNSCMNVEEALNILNLDKNKIYKKLSKEELKSLKEEINNRHLVLNKLNEKSGPYNGSAYIQKKAQVAKEVLLQHLKLQ